Proteins encoded together in one Nostoc sp. PCC 7524 window:
- a CDS encoding GNAT family N-acetyltransferase has protein sequence MTIRHANETDLPAIVAIYNAAIPSRLATADLEPVSVESRRAWFQARSPNLRPLWVIEQQGVIAGWLSFQSFYGRPAYHTTAEISIYIAPVFHRCGLGKQLLATAIHESPKLGLKTLLGFIFAHNQPSLKLFQSFGFQQWGHLPQVANLDGVERDLIIMGLRIGELGAGEQKSVNSEQLSSDR, from the coding sequence ATGACCATCCGTCATGCGAATGAAACTGATTTGCCTGCAATAGTGGCAATATATAATGCTGCAATCCCTAGCCGTCTCGCAACTGCTGATTTAGAGCCTGTTTCCGTAGAAAGTCGCCGTGCTTGGTTTCAAGCGCGATCGCCTAACTTACGTCCCCTGTGGGTAATTGAACAACAGGGAGTCATAGCAGGCTGGCTGAGTTTCCAATCATTTTACGGACGACCGGCTTATCATACCACTGCCGAAATTAGTATTTATATTGCTCCAGTTTTCCATCGGTGTGGTTTAGGAAAACAACTATTAGCCACAGCCATTCACGAAAGTCCCAAATTAGGTTTAAAAACCTTATTGGGCTTTATTTTTGCTCACAATCAACCCAGCTTAAAACTATTTCAATCCTTCGGCTTTCAACAGTGGGGACATTTACCCCAAGTAGCAAACTTGGATGGAGTGGAACGAGATTTAATCATTATGGGACTACGGATTGGGGAATTGGGCGCAGGAGAGCAAAAATCAGTAAACAGTGAACAGTTATCAAGTGACAGGTAA
- the lysS gene encoding lysine--tRNA ligase has protein sequence MSEEDIRAARLEKVEQLKQLGTNPYAYRWESTHHAAQLQEKFADLPSGEEVELEVAIAGRIMARRVFGKLAFFTLEDETGTIQLYLEKNRIQENMAEVDADAFNHLKQLTDVGDILGVTGTIKRTEKGELSVYVKQYTILTKSLLPLPDKWHGLTDVAKRYRQRYVDLIVNPEVRQTFRRRAQITAGIRRYLEQRDFLEIETPVLQSEAGGADARPFITYHNTLEMELYLRIATELHLKRLIVGGFEKVFELGRIFRNEGISTRHNPEFTSIEIYQAYADYNDMMALTEGIITTVAQEVLGTLQITYQGETVDLTPPWRRVTMHDLVKESTGLDFNSFPTLAEAKAASKNAGLTGIEDVTSIGKLLNEAFEQKVETNLIQPTFVIDYPVEISPLAKPHRSQPGLVERFELFIVGRETANSFSELTDPIDQRERLEAQAARKAAGDLEAQGVDEDFLAALEYGMPPTGGLGIGIDRLVMLLTDSASIRDVIAFPLLKPEKSEPAPESAP, from the coding sequence ATGTCGGAAGAAGATATCCGTGCCGCCAGGCTGGAGAAAGTAGAACAACTCAAGCAGCTAGGGACTAACCCCTACGCCTATCGTTGGGAATCTACCCATCATGCAGCCCAATTGCAAGAAAAATTTGCCGATTTACCCAGTGGCGAAGAAGTTGAATTAGAAGTAGCCATTGCTGGACGCATTATGGCGCGTCGGGTTTTCGGTAAATTGGCTTTTTTCACCTTGGAAGATGAAACAGGCACAATTCAGCTGTATTTGGAGAAAAATCGTATCCAGGAAAATATGGCAGAGGTTGATGCCGATGCCTTCAATCATCTCAAGCAACTCACAGATGTAGGGGACATCCTCGGAGTTACAGGTACTATCAAACGGACTGAAAAGGGCGAGTTATCGGTTTACGTCAAACAATACACCATCCTCACTAAATCCCTTCTGCCCCTACCCGACAAGTGGCATGGGTTGACGGATGTTGCCAAGCGATACCGTCAACGCTACGTTGACTTGATTGTTAACCCCGAAGTCCGCCAAACTTTTCGTCGTCGCGCCCAAATTACGGCGGGTATTCGTCGCTATTTGGAACAACGAGATTTTTTAGAAATTGAAACGCCAGTTTTGCAAAGTGAAGCAGGCGGTGCTGATGCACGTCCGTTCATCACCTACCACAACACCCTGGAAATGGAGTTGTATCTGCGAATTGCCACAGAACTCCATCTCAAACGGTTGATTGTGGGTGGTTTTGAAAAGGTGTTTGAACTGGGGCGAATTTTCCGCAATGAGGGAATTTCAACACGGCACAACCCCGAATTTACCTCAATTGAAATTTATCAAGCCTACGCCGATTACAACGATATGATGGCGCTCACAGAAGGTATTATCACCACTGTGGCGCAAGAAGTTCTCGGCACACTGCAAATTACCTACCAAGGTGAAACTGTAGACTTAACACCACCTTGGCGGCGGGTGACAATGCACGATTTAGTTAAAGAATCTACCGGCTTAGATTTCAACTCTTTCCCAACTTTGGCAGAAGCTAAAGCAGCTAGTAAAAATGCTGGACTGACAGGTATAGAAGATGTAACTTCAATTGGCAAACTCTTAAATGAAGCCTTTGAACAAAAGGTAGAAACCAACTTAATTCAGCCTACCTTTGTGATTGACTATCCTGTAGAAATTTCACCACTCGCCAAACCTCACCGTTCTCAGCCTGGCTTGGTGGAACGCTTTGAGTTATTTATAGTTGGGCGGGAAACTGCCAACAGTTTCTCAGAATTAACTGATCCCATCGATCAAAGAGAACGCCTAGAAGCACAAGCCGCGCGGAAAGCTGCCGGGGACTTAGAGGCTCAAGGTGTGGATGAAGACTTCCTTGCTGCTTTGGAATATGGTATGCCACCCACTGGGGGCTTAGGTATTGGGATTGATCGGTTAGTCATGTTATTAACTGATTCTGCTAGTATCCGCGATGTCATTGCTTTCCCCTTACTCAAGCCAGAAAAATCAGAACCTGCCCCAGAATCAGCACCTTAG
- a CDS encoding Tab2/Atab2 family RNA-binding protein, with amino-acid sequence MSLVWQADFYRSPQQDAAGQALWELLICNVNRSFEYVATCFQSEANSSWLTAQIQQAAGENLPDVIQVFRPQSLSLMEVAGRNLGITVEPQRRTSALKQWLQEKKYPIAIDKPPPAPLPDNLWGEEWRFATIAAGDLVDLFSDRPIPMLSVPESLQPINLGLASTIAVPGVIIYGGRRSLRLAQWIQQTRPVSLNYIAGAPDGLVLEAGLADRWIVVTFEDAEVAAAAKVYEQRKQQSRGLHFLIVQPDDSGMTYSGFWLLQAEDKNL; translated from the coding sequence ATGAGTCTGGTTTGGCAAGCTGATTTTTATCGTAGTCCCCAACAAGATGCAGCAGGACAGGCGCTATGGGAATTGTTGATTTGTAATGTCAATCGCAGCTTTGAATATGTTGCCACTTGTTTCCAATCGGAGGCGAATTCTAGCTGGTTAACTGCTCAAATTCAACAGGCGGCTGGTGAAAACCTACCAGATGTTATACAGGTGTTTCGTCCTCAATCTTTAAGTTTAATGGAAGTGGCTGGGCGAAATTTAGGTATCACTGTCGAACCTCAGCGCCGCACTTCAGCTTTAAAGCAATGGTTGCAGGAAAAAAAATATCCTATAGCTATAGATAAGCCACCCCCAGCGCCATTACCTGACAACTTATGGGGGGAAGAGTGGCGTTTTGCCACAATTGCTGCTGGTGATCTTGTCGATTTATTTAGCGATCGCCCCATTCCCATGTTGTCTGTGCCAGAATCCCTGCAACCGATTAACCTGGGTTTAGCTTCCACAATTGCCGTTCCTGGTGTCATCATTTATGGCGGTAGGCGATCGCTACGTTTGGCACAATGGATACAACAAACCCGTCCTGTATCACTTAATTACATAGCTGGTGCGCCGGATGGTTTGGTACTAGAAGCAGGTTTAGCAGATAGATGGATTGTTGTGACTTTTGAAGATGCAGAAGTAGCGGCGGCGGCGAAAGTTTATGAACAGCGCAAACAGCAAAGCCGAGGACTACATTTTCTGATAGTACAACCTGATGATTCTGGTATGACTTACAGTGGTTTTTGGTTATTGCAAGCTGAAGATAAAAACCTGTAG
- the rdgB gene encoding RdgB/HAM1 family non-canonical purine NTP pyrophosphatase gives MTILIVATSNPGKLREMQAYLKDTGWELQLKPEELEIEETGDTFTENACLKASQIAQATGNWAIADDSGLQVDALNGAPGVYSARYGTSDSDRIERLLRELGSEVNRKAQFVCVVAIASPDGNIAIQAEGICPGEILHAPRGDGGFGYDPIFYVPDKQLTFAEMTPELKKSVSHRGKAFAALLPQLETLCPFE, from the coding sequence ATGACTATCCTCATAGTAGCTACAAGTAACCCTGGTAAGTTGCGAGAAATGCAAGCTTACCTCAAAGATACTGGCTGGGAATTACAACTCAAGCCGGAAGAATTAGAAATTGAAGAGACAGGTGACACCTTTACTGAGAATGCTTGCCTGAAAGCCTCACAAATTGCTCAAGCTACGGGAAACTGGGCGATCGCAGATGATTCTGGTTTACAAGTAGATGCCCTCAATGGCGCACCAGGGGTATATTCTGCCCGTTACGGTACTAGCGACTCAGATCGGATTGAGCGATTACTCAGAGAATTAGGTAGTGAAGTTAACCGCAAAGCTCAGTTTGTGTGTGTAGTAGCGATCGCTTCTCCTGATGGTAATATTGCTATCCAAGCCGAAGGTATTTGTCCCGGTGAAATTCTTCATGCACCCCGTGGTGATGGTGGTTTCGGCTATGATCCAATTTTTTACGTCCCCGACAAGCAATTGACTTTTGCCGAAATGACACCGGAGTTAAAAAAGTCAGTTAGTCATCGTGGTAAGGCTTTTGCCGCTTTACTTCCCCAACTAGAAACATTATGTCCCTTTGAGTAA
- a CDS encoding phosphoglucomutase/phosphomannomutase family protein → MPVIESIIKFGTDGWRGVIGDEFTFERLALVAPVAAKVLYDTYFSTVGSRTIIVGYDRRFMAEEFARVVADAVTAVGFDVLLSESYAPTPAFSWAAKQLNALGALVITASHNPGAYLGLKVKGYFGGSVSPEVTKDIEALLSTGVPAAATPGNLEKFDPWPSYIQGLEGKVNIAHLREAIASGKLTVFVDVMHGAAASGLGRLLGERVQEINSNRDPLFGGGAPEPLPKYLSQLFDVIKTHRDRNQSGLTVGLVFDGDCDRIAAVDGEANFLSSQVLIPILIDHLTLRRNFTGEIVKTVSGSDLIPKVAELHNLSVFETPVGYKYIADRMLVAPVLLGGEESGGIGYGSHIPERDALLSALYVLEAIVESGQDLGDYYRHLQQRTGFTSAYDRIDLPLASMEVRAKLLQQLQTQPLTEITGKAVIDCKTIDGYKFRLADHSWLMIRFSGTEPVLRLYCEAATIEEVHKTLAWAKDWAE, encoded by the coding sequence ATGCCAGTTATAGAGAGCATAATCAAGTTTGGTACAGACGGCTGGAGGGGCGTAATTGGGGATGAATTCACCTTTGAACGTCTAGCTTTGGTCGCACCTGTTGCAGCAAAAGTATTATATGATACATATTTTTCGACGGTTGGTAGTCGCACAATTATTGTGGGTTACGATCGCCGGTTTATGGCAGAAGAATTTGCCCGTGTTGTGGCTGATGCTGTCACCGCAGTCGGCTTTGATGTGCTGTTAAGTGAAAGCTATGCCCCAACCCCGGCTTTTAGTTGGGCAGCTAAACAACTCAATGCTTTGGGGGCGCTAGTAATTACAGCTAGTCATAACCCAGGGGCGTATTTAGGATTAAAAGTTAAAGGTTATTTTGGTGGTTCAGTATCACCAGAAGTGACAAAAGATATAGAAGCACTGTTATCAACAGGTGTACCAGCAGCAGCTACCCCTGGTAATTTAGAAAAGTTTGATCCTTGGCCAAGTTATATCCAAGGCTTAGAAGGAAAAGTTAATATTGCCCACCTCAGAGAAGCGATCGCCTCTGGTAAACTCACCGTATTCGTGGATGTGATGCACGGTGCAGCCGCTAGCGGTTTAGGTAGATTATTAGGTGAGCGTGTCCAAGAAATCAATAGCAACCGCGATCCCTTATTTGGTGGCGGTGCGCCAGAACCCTTACCTAAATACCTATCTCAGCTCTTTGATGTGATCAAAACACATCGAGATCGCAATCAATCAGGTTTAACGGTGGGTTTAGTATTTGATGGCGATTGCGATCGCATCGCCGCCGTCGATGGAGAGGCGAATTTCTTAAGTTCCCAAGTGTTAATCCCAATACTAATAGACCATTTAACCCTCAGACGTAATTTTACAGGGGAAATTGTCAAAACCGTCAGTGGTTCTGATTTAATACCCAAGGTAGCAGAACTACATAACCTGTCAGTATTTGAAACACCAGTTGGGTATAAATATATTGCTGACCGGATGTTAGTCGCACCAGTATTATTAGGTGGGGAAGAATCGGGAGGCATTGGTTATGGTAGCCATATACCCGAACGGGATGCCCTATTATCAGCATTATATGTTTTAGAAGCGATCGTTGAATCTGGGCAAGATTTAGGAGACTATTATCGCCACCTGCAACAACGGACAGGCTTTACTTCTGCTTATGATCGCATTGACTTGCCCCTAGCTAGCATGGAAGTCCGAGCCAAGCTACTGCAACAACTGCAAACCCAACCATTAACAGAAATTACAGGTAAAGCCGTAATTGACTGTAAAACCATCGACGGTTACAAATTCCGCCTCGCTGATCATAGTTGGTTAATGATCAGATTCAGTGGCACAGAACCAGTTTTACGCCTCTACTGCGAAGCCGCCACCATTGAAGAAGTGCATAAAACCCTAGCTTGGGCTAAAGACTGGGCGGAGTGA
- a CDS encoding ParM/StbA family protein, translated as MTDQPSAATPMNAAAIPLNRVSASTPINATTPKASNGSGKSILSVDLGRTSTKTCVSREPNNVMFVPANVKQMSIEQVRGGVFEARATDPLMDLWLEYQGKGYAVGQLAADFGANLGVGQSKVEDALVKVLACAGYFKLRDEISVVLGLPFLSLEQFEREKAQLISQVTGPHVLNFRGEAVSLNISKVWVMPEGYGSLLWSEAQPKKSGSSPDFTKISVAIVDIGHQTIDLLMVDNFRFARGASKSEDFGMSKFYEMVAAEIDGADSQSLALISAVNKPKGDRFYRPKGASKPTNLDDFLPNLIEQFSREICSRVLAWLPERVTDVIITGGGGEFFWEDVQRLLKEAKINAHLSAPSRQANALGQYIYGEAQLSASRSSRA; from the coding sequence ATGACAGACCAACCTTCCGCCGCTACCCCCATGAATGCTGCTGCCATACCTCTGAACAGGGTGTCAGCATCTACCCCCATTAATGCCACAACCCCTAAAGCTAGTAACGGTTCGGGCAAATCTATTCTCAGCGTTGATTTAGGCAGAACTTCCACAAAAACCTGTGTGAGTCGCGAACCTAATAATGTGATGTTCGTGCCTGCTAACGTGAAACAAATGTCTATAGAGCAAGTACGTGGCGGCGTATTTGAAGCTCGTGCTACTGATCCTCTGATGGATTTGTGGCTGGAGTATCAAGGCAAAGGCTACGCTGTCGGTCAATTGGCAGCAGACTTTGGAGCTAACTTAGGAGTTGGCCAGTCCAAAGTGGAAGATGCACTCGTGAAAGTTTTGGCTTGTGCTGGCTACTTCAAACTCAGAGATGAAATTTCTGTAGTGCTGGGTCTACCTTTCCTCTCTTTAGAGCAATTTGAACGGGAAAAAGCCCAGTTAATCAGTCAAGTTACCGGGCCTCATGTGTTGAACTTCCGGGGCGAAGCTGTATCTTTGAATATCTCTAAAGTTTGGGTAATGCCAGAAGGCTATGGCAGTCTGTTATGGTCAGAAGCCCAACCTAAAAAGAGTGGTAGTAGCCCTGATTTTACAAAAATATCCGTGGCGATCGTCGATATCGGACACCAAACCATCGATTTATTGATGGTGGATAACTTCCGGTTTGCTCGTGGTGCTTCCAAGAGTGAAGACTTCGGTATGAGCAAGTTTTATGAGATGGTAGCTGCCGAAATTGATGGCGCAGATAGTCAATCTCTAGCCTTAATTTCTGCGGTGAATAAACCCAAAGGCGATCGCTTCTACCGTCCCAAAGGTGCTAGCAAACCTACCAACCTAGATGATTTCCTACCCAACTTAATCGAGCAGTTCTCACGGGAAATTTGCAGTCGGGTTTTAGCTTGGTTGCCAGAGCGCGTCACCGACGTAATTATTACAGGTGGCGGTGGAGAATTCTTCTGGGAAGATGTACAACGTCTACTCAAAGAAGCTAAAATTAACGCCCACCTATCAGCTCCTTCTCGACAAGCTAACGCCTTGGGGCAGTATATTTATGGAGAGGCACAATTATCCGCCAGTCGCTCTTCTAGGGCTTAA
- a CDS encoding DedA family protein: MSSDWVKNIIESLGYWGIGLLMFVENLFPPIPSELIMPLAGYTANLPGSKLNITGVFVAGLLGSVTGALIWYYPGKFLGEKRLRDLTDRYGKWISVSSKDIIKAKRWFDHQGNKAVFIGRLVPGVRTLISVPAGISNMRLLPFLFYTTLGSALWVGLLTYLGYALGSQYELVDKYLAPVSKIVLGSLVIAFVVWLLKRKRRNTKT, encoded by the coding sequence ATGTCATCTGACTGGGTAAAAAATATTATTGAATCCTTGGGCTATTGGGGAATTGGGCTGTTGATGTTTGTAGAAAACCTGTTTCCGCCAATTCCTTCAGAATTAATCATGCCGCTAGCAGGATATACAGCCAATCTGCCAGGGTCAAAGCTCAATATCACTGGTGTTTTTGTGGCGGGACTGTTAGGTTCTGTTACAGGCGCACTTATCTGGTATTATCCAGGAAAGTTTTTAGGTGAAAAGCGTTTAAGAGATTTAACCGATAGGTATGGCAAATGGATTAGTGTATCTAGCAAAGACATCATCAAAGCCAAGCGGTGGTTTGATCATCAAGGTAACAAAGCGGTTTTTATCGGTCGTCTAGTTCCAGGCGTTCGTACTTTGATATCCGTACCCGCAGGGATAAGCAATATGCGGTTGCTACCATTTTTATTTTATACAACTTTAGGTAGCGCCCTTTGGGTGGGTTTGTTAACATACTTGGGTTACGCATTGGGTAGTCAGTATGAACTTGTGGATAAGTACCTAGCCCCTGTATCTAAAATTGTACTTGGGAGTTTGGTTATAGCATTTGTCGTCTGGTTACTCAAACGTAAGCGCAGAAACACAAAAACTTAA
- a CDS encoding Gfo/Idh/MocA family protein: MQNSMSVAEPNSYTQRNQPRPIRVGVIGVGNMGQHHARTLSSMKDVELVGVADINVERGLETASKYKVRFFEDYCDLLPHVEAVCIAVPTRLHYAVGINCLLAGIHVLIEKPIAASISEAESLVNAAAESQCILQVGHIERFNPAFRELHKVLKTEEVLALEAHRMSPYSNRANDVSVVLDLMIHDIDLLLELAASPVTNLTASGTRALDSGYLDYVTATLGFANGIVATLTASKVTHRKIRRIVAHCKNSFTEADFLKNEILIHRQTPANSLNDHKQVLYRQDGLIEKVYTTNIQPLNAELEHFVNCVHGGNQPSVGGEQALKALRLASLIEQMALEERVWNPLDWQSESRVQSLTPTA, encoded by the coding sequence GTGCAAAATAGCATGTCAGTGGCAGAACCAAATTCATACACACAACGCAACCAGCCACGACCGATTCGCGTAGGTGTAATCGGCGTAGGTAACATGGGACAGCATCACGCCCGAACACTGAGTTCAATGAAGGATGTTGAACTGGTCGGCGTGGCAGATATTAATGTCGAACGAGGCTTAGAAACCGCCAGTAAATACAAGGTGCGTTTTTTTGAAGATTACTGTGACCTGCTGCCCCATGTAGAAGCGGTGTGCATAGCTGTTCCCACTCGCTTGCATTATGCTGTGGGCATCAACTGTCTTTTGGCAGGCATTCATGTCTTAATTGAAAAGCCCATCGCTGCTAGTATTTCTGAGGCAGAATCTTTAGTGAATGCTGCGGCTGAATCTCAGTGCATTCTGCAAGTCGGTCATATTGAGCGATTCAATCCAGCATTCCGGGAATTACATAAAGTGCTGAAAACAGAAGAAGTTCTAGCACTGGAAGCTCATCGCATGAGTCCTTACTCCAACCGAGCTAATGATGTTTCAGTGGTGTTGGATTTAATGATCCATGATATCGATTTACTACTGGAATTGGCTGCTTCGCCGGTCACAAACTTAACTGCCAGTGGGACTCGCGCCTTAGACTCCGGTTATTTAGATTATGTGACTGCTACTTTGGGTTTTGCTAATGGCATTGTTGCAACTTTGACAGCCAGCAAAGTCACTCACCGAAAAATTCGCCGCATTGTTGCCCACTGTAAAAACTCATTCACAGAAGCCGATTTTCTCAAGAATGAAATTTTGATTCATCGACAAACACCTGCTAATTCTCTAAATGACCATAAGCAAGTGTTGTATCGGCAAGATGGTTTGATTGAAAAAGTTTATACTACTAACATTCAACCCCTAAATGCAGAATTAGAACATTTTGTCAACTGTGTACACGGTGGTAATCAGCCTTCCGTGGGTGGGGAACAGGCACTGAAAGCTTTGAGATTAGCTAGTTTAATCGAGCAGATGGCTCTGGAGGAACGTGTGTGGAATCCATTAGATTGGCAGTCTGAATCGAGAGTGCAATCATTGACTCCAACAGCATAA
- the queC gene encoding 7-cyano-7-deazaguanine synthase QueC — MKAVILLSGGLDSSTILYQAKADGCECYSMSFDYQQRHRRELQSALLVAQKAGVVQHQVVNFDLRQWGGSALTDDAIALPQERSLEEMSQNIPVTYVPARNTIFLSFALAYAEAIAAERVYIGVNALDYSGYPDCRPDYIQAMQEVFRLGTKQGREGKPIQIIAPLLDLKKTEIIQLGNKLGVPWELTWSCYAGGDAACGVCDSCSLRLAAFKELGLVDPLPYA; from the coding sequence ATGAAAGCTGTAATTTTGTTATCCGGGGGATTAGACTCTTCGACAATTCTGTACCAAGCAAAGGCCGATGGTTGTGAGTGTTACTCGATGTCCTTTGATTATCAGCAGCGACATCGCAGAGAGTTGCAATCAGCTTTGCTGGTGGCTCAGAAAGCTGGGGTGGTACAACATCAGGTAGTTAACTTTGATTTAAGGCAATGGGGTGGTTCAGCATTGACAGACGATGCGATCGCCTTACCTCAAGAGCGTTCTTTAGAAGAGATGTCACAAAATATTCCCGTTACCTATGTACCTGCACGGAATACCATTTTTTTAAGTTTTGCTCTTGCCTACGCCGAAGCGATCGCAGCTGAACGTGTCTACATCGGGGTTAACGCCTTAGACTACTCAGGATATCCCGATTGTCGTCCCGACTACATCCAAGCCATGCAAGAAGTGTTTCGCCTAGGTACAAAACAAGGACGCGAAGGAAAACCAATTCAAATTATTGCCCCCCTGCTAGATCTAAAAAAAACTGAGATCATTCAACTTGGTAACAAATTAGGTGTCCCTTGGGAACTAACTTGGTCTTGCTATGCTGGCGGTGATGCTGCTTGCGGTGTTTGTGATTCTTGCAGCTTAAGACTCGCAGCCTTTAAGGAATTAGGACTGGTTGATCCATTGCCATATGCTTAA
- a CDS encoding hemolysin family protein, with product MNEFPNLSLTDVGLRLLSVLLLIAINAFFVTAEFSIVTVRRSRIHQLVEAGDIQAIAVETLQRSIDRVLSTTQLGITLSSLALGWMGESSIVVVIGSWLKSLPLTYRMSNAIAHSIAIPIAFFLIAYLQIVLGELCPKSVAMLYSEQLARFLGPLMKAIVRFFSPFIWILNQSTSYLLRLFGIEYTGQSWRPPVTPEELQLIISTERESTGLETTERELLNNVFEFGDVTAEDVMTPRTGIVALSKDATFETLLQEMLTTGHSRYPIVGESLDDIRGIVYFRDLAKPLALGKLNIDTQIQPWMRPTRFVPENTPLSELLPMMQQEKPAMVIVVDEFGGTVGLVTIQDVIAEIIGDAGQSESSDDLLIEMLDPQTFLVQAQVNLEDLNEVLHLNLPLTKEYQTLAGFILYQWQKMPNPGEIFHYDNLEFTVVSVDGPRLHQIQLRRLIGE from the coding sequence GTGAATGAATTTCCTAATTTGAGCTTGACAGATGTGGGACTACGGTTGTTGTCAGTGCTGCTGCTGATTGCAATCAATGCTTTTTTTGTAACGGCAGAGTTTTCTATAGTGACGGTGCGTCGATCGCGCATTCATCAGTTGGTTGAGGCTGGTGATATCCAGGCGATCGCTGTCGAGACACTACAACGCAGTATTGATAGAGTGTTATCGACAACCCAGTTGGGTATTACCCTCTCTAGTTTGGCTCTGGGGTGGATGGGCGAAAGTTCTATTGTGGTGGTTATCGGTTCATGGCTCAAATCCTTACCGTTAACCTACCGTATGAGTAATGCGATCGCTCATTCCATAGCAATTCCCATCGCCTTTTTTTTAATTGCTTATCTGCAAATCGTATTAGGGGAGTTGTGTCCTAAATCAGTAGCCATGCTCTACTCTGAGCAGCTAGCGCGGTTTTTAGGGCCATTAATGAAAGCGATCGTCCGTTTTTTTAGCCCCTTTATCTGGATTCTTAACCAATCAACCAGTTATCTGTTGCGACTATTTGGCATCGAATACACTGGTCAAAGTTGGAGACCACCCGTCACTCCAGAAGAACTACAGCTGATTATCTCTACGGAACGGGAATCTACTGGTTTAGAAACAACAGAGCGAGAATTACTCAATAACGTTTTTGAATTTGGTGATGTCACGGCGGAAGATGTGATGACTCCCCGTACTGGTATTGTTGCCTTATCCAAAGATGCCACATTTGAGACGTTACTCCAGGAAATGCTCACGACTGGACACTCTCGTTATCCCATCGTTGGCGAATCTCTAGACGACATTCGGGGAATTGTTTACTTTCGGGATTTAGCCAAACCCTTAGCATTAGGGAAGCTCAATATAGACACCCAAATTCAACCTTGGATGCGTCCGACTCGGTTTGTACCAGAAAACACCCCCCTGAGTGAACTCCTGCCGATGATGCAGCAAGAAAAGCCAGCTATGGTCATAGTTGTGGATGAATTTGGTGGAACTGTAGGGCTAGTAACTATCCAAGATGTGATTGCCGAAATTATTGGCGATGCCGGGCAATCGGAAAGCAGCGATGATTTGCTGATTGAGATGTTAGATCCACAAACATTTTTGGTGCAAGCCCAAGTCAACTTAGAAGACTTGAATGAAGTGTTACATCTCAATTTACCCTTAACTAAGGAATATCAGACCCTAGCGGGTTTTATACTTTATCAATGGCAGAAAATGCCCAACCCAGGCGAAATTTTCCACTACGACAATCTTGAATTTACAGTGGTATCTGTTGACGGGCCGCGCTTGCATCAGATTCAGTTGCGGCGGTTGATTGGGGAATAG
- the pyrE gene encoding orotate phosphoribosyltransferase yields the protein MTYSTETLTQSDIWAATADISTLRQTLLDLFCQLAYQEGDFVLSSGQPSSYYINGKQVTLHPQGALAIGRILLSLLPSETQAVAGLTLGADPIVTAVSVVSAYENRPIPALIIRKEAKGHGTKAYIEGPNLPEGAEVVVLEDVVTTGQSAMKAVERLRSAGYVVDEVISLVDRQQGGAEFYQSVGLKFEAVFTIKDIQERYRELR from the coding sequence ATGACGTATTCTACTGAAACCCTTACCCAATCAGATATTTGGGCGGCCACTGCCGATATCTCCACTCTGCGCCAAACACTACTGGATTTATTTTGTCAACTTGCCTATCAAGAGGGTGATTTTGTCCTTTCTTCTGGACAACCCAGCTCTTACTATATAAATGGTAAGCAGGTAACACTTCATCCCCAAGGTGCTTTAGCAATAGGTCGTATTCTTTTATCTCTATTACCTTCAGAAACTCAAGCTGTAGCTGGTTTAACACTGGGGGCTGATCCAATTGTGACGGCGGTGAGTGTAGTGTCTGCCTATGAAAATCGACCAATTCCAGCTTTGATTATTCGCAAAGAAGCTAAAGGTCATGGGACTAAGGCATATATTGAAGGTCCCAACTTACCTGAAGGTGCAGAAGTGGTGGTGTTGGAAGATGTCGTCACGACTGGACAATCGGCAATGAAAGCTGTTGAGCGGCTAAGATCTGCTGGTTACGTGGTTGATGAAGTAATTTCGTTAGTAGACAGACAACAAGGAGGAGCAGAATTTTACCAGTCTGTAGGGTTGAAGTTTGAGGCTGTGTTTACGATTAAGGACATTCAGGAACGATATCGGGAATTGCGATAA